The bacterium genome segment AAAAATAAACATGGAATAAATTCCATAATGTCTTTTTAAACCGTCTTTTCACAATATATTCTGGGACACTATGGCCACCTTCCCGCACTCTATTTTTAATTCTTTCGATACCAAGTTGATAATTCGGAATCCATAAATAATACATATAAACACGGTATCCTAACCTTTTCATTTTTTGTAAAATACTTAAATATGTTCTTCCTGATAATGTTGTTTCTATGGCAAACATTTTTCTTTCACTAACAAGCTCTTTAATTCTTTGAAGCACCATACGTCCTGCACGAATAACGAATCTATCTGGTG includes the following:
- a CDS encoding zeta toxin family protein — encoded protein: MNKQQIIYIIAGANGAGKTTFACEYLPRYVGKVDFVNADMIAHGLSPFAPDRFVIRAGRMVLQRIKELVSERKMFAIETTLSGRTYLSILQKMKRLGYRVYMYYLWIPNYQLGIERIKNRVREGGHSVPEYIVKRRFKKTLWNLFHVYFSVLDYLAIFDNSGMQPMIIYEKEGEYENIIDKNLFQHIKEEVDLL